The Methanolobus sp. WCC4 genome includes the window ATTGGTAATGATCTGCCTTTTAGCAACCTGACCTACCAGTTTCTCCCCCTTTTTGGAAAAACCTACTACAGAAGGAGTCGTCCTTCCACCCTCTGCATTAGGGACGATTGTAGGTTCTCCACCTTCGATCACAGCCATACATGAGTTTGTAGTTCCCAGGTCAATTCCCAATATCTTTCCCATATTATTACCTCTTATGAATTAATTGCAGTATATGTTAATAATTATTTTCACTTATATTGAAAGTATCCTTCGTTCCTGATCCAGAACCTATTTCTCAGGTTTCTTTGAAACGGTCACCATAGCAGGCCTTATGACCTTTGTATGCAGGTAATACCCTGGCTTGCAGACATCTATGACCGTGTTCTCATCATGGTCGGGATGTTCCACATGCATCATAGCTTCATGAAGGTACGGATCGAACTCATTTCCTACACACTCGATCCTTTGAAGACCTTCCTTCTCAAGTATTCCTGTAAACTGTTTGAAGACCATTTCAACTCCCGTGATAACAGATGAGATATCATCGGTCTGTTTTGCAGAGTCGATCGCACGCTCGAAGTTATCATAGACCTCAAGGAGATCCATAATTATCTGCTCCACAGCAAACTTACGATATTCCTCTTTTTCCCGGGAACTTCTCTTTCTGAAATTATCGAACTCGGCTGTCAGGCGCAGGAGTTTATCCTTAAGCTGTGCAGCCTCGTCTTCAGCAGAGTTACCTTCGACAGTTTCATCTACTGGTTCAGTATCTAAATTCTCACAATTCTCTGATCCATTAGCCATTATCAATATCTCCGCATAGTCTATGCGCGGTAATGTGCATCCGAGCTAATGATTGTTTGAAGTTCTATAAATAGTTTTCGCATACATCCCTTGTTTTATCGAAATGATATGCACAAAACAGAAAAAAAACCTACATATTGAATGCAGGCCAAATGTTCAAAAAGCATTCTTCAATTTATGCTGCAGAATCCGGATAATGAACATGCTGGCCACCATACAAATAGCAAGAGCAGAAACTACCTGCCCGGGACCAAGTTCAACTATACCACCCTCTATGCCATACTTCACACCACTGAAAAAAGCCGTTGTAGAGAATGTTGCAACCAGAGAAGCTATTGCCCCGCCTGCAAGGGAACCTATATAATCGGCACCCTTTGATTCAAAATAGACCGAACCTGCTATGAAGATCACTGCAAAGATAAGAAGAATGAGCGGTATCGGAACATCAAGGCCTTCTTTTGCCATGTCCATAAGCCCAAAGGCCACACCGACCATGAAGATCGCCATTGTGGTTGAAACTACCATTGCCTGCACAAATGGATTCTCAGTATTTACATCCATATTCATCCCAGCCCTCTATCAGTGATCATAGTATATAGATATTGTTAATATATAGATATAAACTATATATAAGTGGATTCATGAGAAAGCACCACAAAGGCCCTGTTGACATCCCGGCATATTGTAAAGACGAACAACATTACGACCAGGCTTTGACTACAGGTCAGTTATTGGCTTTGACCTCAAAAGATAATACTCGAACAGTTCCCTTCCCCAGTTCAGTGCATCTTCATTGCAGAATACGAGATCTTTGCGGTCATAGTTCCCACTTCTGTCGAAAAGACACATCATAAGGAATTCATCAGTGATAAAAAGCGAAGCAAGGTCCAGGTTCCCGGGATAGACGAAAAGCTTCCCCTTTTTACTTTTAAGGAATACCTCTAGCTCATCCTTATAGTCCTGTATATGCTTTTCCAGAGCAGGTTCGGACATCACAATAGAAACATCGATACCATTTTTTACAAGATCCAATAGAAATGAAGGAAAAGCAGGATGTAAAAATGAAGTAGCACCCATTATAGATCCCGAGTTCAGTGCCTGTTCAACCAGTTCCCGGTTAAGTTCGAACATGTCATTAAGATCAGGCTCCAGCACATGACAGCTATGCAATTCCCTTATCCTTCTGAGAAGATGAAGAGGAATAGGACTTAGATCGTGTTCCATCCAGTACTGGTGATTCCCCTCAAGAGTAGCAATCGTGCCTACCAGAGGTGACATATCATCTACTATGATCTCACCCATTTCAGTGAGTCTGCAAATATCTTTACTCTTGATCACAAGACCATGTTCAGATAATATCTTTATCTGAGGAAGCATGGCATGGCGAGTGACATCAAGGGTCTCAAGTATCTCTTCCATTTTACGAGGGCCATTCCTGAGGAGCAATAACAGATTCTTTCTTTTCTCTGACATGAAAACAACATCTATCAGTGAACGTCGCATAACAGGAGCCTCCTTTTTTCAATTATAATTATGTATTCAGCCAGTATAAACATTATCCATCAGAAGCCATTGATACCCTGAAAATAACAATAGGATCTAAAAGAGCATGAAAAATGAGAATATATCACTCAAATCCCTAAAAAGAGTGAAATAAGACATAATTTCGAATTGATCGCTTATTTCAAATAAAATGAGCACTGGTCATGCTGCCACATTGAGGACAATAGTAGACAATATTCACGCCCAGTTTTTGTTTTTTCAATGTGCCCCTGCAACGTCCACATGACCTCTGTGATTCTTTTTCCATTTTAAACAACCGATTATAGTAACGCTGTAACTTCGTCATAGATCATCAATGACCCAGTTCTAGCTGTGTTCTCCCCTGTCCAGTACCCACATACCTTACAGACCAATACCCCTTTTATTCCGGTTTGAAATTCACCATGACATTCCGGACATTTTTTTAATGACCCCATATTTGATACTCCACTTTTTTACACTTGAATCCTGAACATTGTCAACCCACATACGAAAGGTGACAGGATGGCAATGATCCATCCTGTCCATTTATGCCTGGTTCTGTTCATACCACCTGAAAATGACAGCAGACATTCACCTTTCTATGGATTCCCTTATTCAGTCCCTTAATTCCTTACTCCACCCCCACGGCTCATGCTGGTCGATCTGAATGGCACCGCCTCAGTGACATATACCGTTTCAGTAGACCCGCATAGCTGAAGAAACCCCTCCCCAGCCCGCAGATGATTTCGATCGAAATGCCTTATTCGATCGCCACTATATCGATTACAATTCTTTGTATATAAGGTAATTTTGATGTAAAATGTCAGGCCTTACTAAATTATAACGACGTTATAATTTCAGATACAACATTAAAAGCGTGTGAACTTTAAGAAATTGAGAAAAATACCACTATTACATTAGCACACTATTGATTGCCAATAATACCGTACTATCATTAGTATGTTACGCCAACTCAGGAAACTTCAGGGAACTATCCGGATAGAACACTGGCCAGTGATCGATACACTTTAAAATCAGGATCTAAAAATACCTGATCCAAAAATGATGGCTACATAATAGCAAAGGATATATTAAATAATGCAGTTGCATCCAACATGAAGATACTGCTTGCAGAATACGCCATGGGAATAGGACTTGAAGGAACACTGCTCCTTGAAGGAAAAGCAATGTTAAGCACACTTGCTGACAGCTTCCATCGCCTTGGACATGAGGTCACATACCTCAGCGCAGGCAGCATTCTCAAGAGTGGGAACATGGTAGGTTCGGACGAAGCAACATTCGAAACGGTTCTTGAAAAAGTATCAAAGGAAAGTGATGCAGGTCTTGTGATAGGACCTGATGAACTCCTCGGAGACCTAACGAACATAATAGAAAAGAACACAGTGAATCTGGGATGTTCTTCCGTGTCTGCCAGAATGTGTGCAGACAAACTGACATGTACACAGATACTGGAATCCGCTTCTATAGATGTTCCGAAGATACTGGGTGAAAAAGATAACTCTGAGTGCGTTACAAAACCCAGGTTCGGATGTGCATCCGAAGGGGTCCGCATGGGCCAGACTGACAGACCAGAAGAAGGTAATGAAGAATACATCGCAACCGAATACATTGAAGGAGAGCACCTCAGTGTAAGCATGATATGCGGGCAGAGAACACTTCCAATGAGCCTGAATAAACAACTTATTGAGATGATCCGGGACGATAGCGGGACGATATTCGATTACAAAGGGAATCAGGTACCTTATATAACAGAATACGAGGATGAAGTGTTCAATGTTGCAAAAAGGACAGTTGAAACACTTGATTGTAATGGTTTTGTAGGGATAGATGTGATATACGGCGATAGACCGTACGTCATAGATGTCAATCCCCGACCTACAACAGCTATATTAGGCCTGGCAAAGATACTTGATCATGAGATAGCAGAACTTCTGCTTTTGAATATGTTCGGAACACTTCCCGATTCAGTAACCCTTGAAGGGGAGTGTTATTTTACCAAAGATGACATTGAGGACATCATATGAGAATAATAGGGATCGATATTGGCGGTGCAAATACCAAGATAGCATCTGCCGACGGAGAGATCATAGAACTTCACTATATACCGTTGTGGAAGGACACAACATTGCCAACCTCCCTGGAGGACATTGCAGAAGAACTTAAACCTGATATGGTAAGCGTTGTAATGACAGGAGAACTTGCAGATTGCTTTGAGGACAAACTCCAGGGAATAGATTTCATTATGCGCTCTGTCAATGATGCATTCGATTGCGATGTCAGATACATTGACAGTAATGGACATTTCTTTAAAGAAGCAGAGAACATGCGGGATCTGGCTGCAGCGAACTGGGCAGCATCTACAAGGCTGATAGGCTCGGAGATGGGAGATTGTCTTTTCGT containing:
- a CDS encoding heat-shock protein, producing the protein MDVNTENPFVQAMVVSTTMAIFMVGVAFGLMDMAKEGLDVPIPLILLIFAVIFIAGSVYFESKGADYIGSLAGGAIASLVATFSTTAFFSGVKYGIEGGIVELGPGQVVSALAICMVASMFIIRILQHKLKNAF
- a CDS encoding ATP-grasp domain-containing protein codes for the protein MKILLAEYAMGIGLEGTLLLEGKAMLSTLADSFHRLGHEVTYLSAGSILKSGNMVGSDEATFETVLEKVSKESDAGLVIGPDELLGDLTNIIEKNTVNLGCSSVSARMCADKLTCTQILESASIDVPKILGEKDNSECVTKPRFGCASEGVRMGQTDRPEEGNEEYIATEYIEGEHLSVSMICGQRTLPMSLNKQLIEMIRDDSGTIFDYKGNQVPYITEYEDEVFNVAKRTVETLDCNGFVGIDVIYGDRPYVIDVNPRPTTAILGLAKILDHEIAELLLLNMFGTLPDSVTLEGECYFTKDDIEDII
- the grpE gene encoding nucleotide exchange factor GrpE, giving the protein MANGSENCENLDTEPVDETVEGNSAEDEAAQLKDKLLRLTAEFDNFRKRSSREKEEYRKFAVEQIIMDLLEVYDNFERAIDSAKQTDDISSVITGVEMVFKQFTGILEKEGLQRIECVGNEFDPYLHEAMMHVEHPDHDENTVIDVCKPGYYLHTKVIRPAMVTVSKKPEK
- a CDS encoding winged helix-turn-helix domain-containing protein, with the translated sequence MRRSLIDVVFMSEKRKNLLLLLRNGPRKMEEILETLDVTRHAMLPQIKILSEHGLVIKSKDICRLTEMGEIIVDDMSPLVGTIATLEGNHQYWMEHDLSPIPLHLLRRIRELHSCHVLEPDLNDMFELNRELVEQALNSGSIMGATSFLHPAFPSFLLDLVKNGIDVSIVMSEPALEKHIQDYKDELEVFLKSKKGKLFVYPGNLDLASLFITDEFLMMCLFDRSGNYDRKDLVFCNEDALNWGRELFEYYLLRSKPITDL